From Mercenaria mercenaria strain notata chromosome 17, MADL_Memer_1, whole genome shotgun sequence, the proteins below share one genomic window:
- the LOC128549888 gene encoding COMM domain-containing protein 4-like isoform X1, translating into MRFRFCGDLDCPDWVLAEISTLSKITSVKMKLLCVQIIKDMLGQGIDYDRVYKITSDAKFEEGDVKASIAALHFIIASAAKYNVDGDSLSNELQQLGLPKEHTTSLGKSYGDNLTKLQEQFRKDSLKLSQLEGVEWRVDYIISSSLLKDINEPCVQLKMNVKPAEGGEVEPVSFTASSDKFRVFLNELKQASSVMENLATS; encoded by the exons AGGTTTCGTTTTTGTGGAGATTTGGACTGCCCAGACTGGGTCTTGGCTGAGATCAGCACTCTTTCAAAAATT acCTCGGTGAAAATGAAGCTTCTATGTGTTCAGATCATCAAGGACATGCTGGGTCAGGGCATTGAT TATGATCGAGTGTATAAAATAACCTCAGATGCTAAATTTG AGGAGGGAGATGTGAAAGCCAGTATAGCAGCTCTACATTTTATCATTGCCAGCGCTGCCAAATATAATGTGGATGGAGATTCACTGTCCAATGAACTGCAACAACTTGGCTTGCCTAAAG aaCACACAACATCTTTGGGAAAGTCTTATGGAGACAATCTTACAAAACTGCAGGAACAGTTTAGAAAAGATAGTTTAAAAT taTCGCAGTTGGAAGGGGTTGAATGGAGAGTAGACTATATCATTAGCTcaagtcttttaaag GATATCAATGAGCCATGTGTTCAGCTGAAGATGAATGTAAAACCTGCAGAGGGAGGAGAAGTTGAGCCTGTTTCTTTCACAGCATCATCAGATAAATTTAGAGTCTTCTTAAATG AACTTAAACAAGCTAGTTCTGTGATGGAAAACCTCGCTACTTCTTGA
- the LOC128549888 gene encoding COMM domain-containing protein 4-like isoform X2 has translation MKLLCVQIIKDMLGQGIDYDRVYKITSDAKFEEGDVKASIAALHFIIASAAKYNVDGDSLSNELQQLGLPKEHTTSLGKSYGDNLTKLQEQFRKDSLKLSQLEGVEWRVDYIISSSLLKDINEPCVQLKMNVKPAEGGEVEPVSFTASSDKFRVFLNELKQASSVMENLATS, from the exons ATGAAGCTTCTATGTGTTCAGATCATCAAGGACATGCTGGGTCAGGGCATTGAT TATGATCGAGTGTATAAAATAACCTCAGATGCTAAATTTG AGGAGGGAGATGTGAAAGCCAGTATAGCAGCTCTACATTTTATCATTGCCAGCGCTGCCAAATATAATGTGGATGGAGATTCACTGTCCAATGAACTGCAACAACTTGGCTTGCCTAAAG aaCACACAACATCTTTGGGAAAGTCTTATGGAGACAATCTTACAAAACTGCAGGAACAGTTTAGAAAAGATAGTTTAAAAT taTCGCAGTTGGAAGGGGTTGAATGGAGAGTAGACTATATCATTAGCTcaagtcttttaaag GATATCAATGAGCCATGTGTTCAGCTGAAGATGAATGTAAAACCTGCAGAGGGAGGAGAAGTTGAGCCTGTTTCTTTCACAGCATCATCAGATAAATTTAGAGTCTTCTTAAATG AACTTAAACAAGCTAGTTCTGTGATGGAAAACCTCGCTACTTCTTGA